From Chryseobacterium camelliae:
ACCAAGATCAGGGCTGAAGCTCCATCATTCAGCGTGGATGCATTGGCTGCGGTTACGGTGCCTTCTTCTTTTTTAAATACAGTAGGCAATGTAGGAATCCGGTCGAAATTCACCGCTTTATATTCTTCATCTTCGGCAAAGATCACCGGCTCCCCTTTTCGCTGAGGGATTTCCACAGGAACTACCTCATCAGAAAATTTGCCTTCGCTCCAAGCCTTTGCTGATCTTTTATAAGATTCAATCGCGAAATTATCCTGGTCTTCTCTGGAGAAACCATAATCCGCAGCACATTTTTCAGCGCAAACCCCCATATGTACTTTATTATAGACATCGGTAAGCCCGTCAAGCAACATACCATCCTGCATTTTCACATCCCCAAGTTTGGTGGCGGTTCTGGCGTTATAATAATGCGGAACCATGGACATGTTCTCCATACCTCCGGCTACAATTACCTCAGCATCACCGGCTTTAATGGCCTGTGCAGCCATGGTTACGGCTTTCATTCCTGAGGCACATACTTTATTAATGGTAGTAGCAGGGGTCTGGATGGAAAGTCCGGCTCCTATCGCTACCTGGCGTGCCGGTGCCTGGCCCTCTCCTGCCTGCAAAACGTTCCCCATATAAATCTCCTGAACCTCTTTAGGATCAAGGCTGATCTTATCTAATGCTCCCTTTACCGCAACGATTCCCAATCTGGTAGCCGGAACAGTGGATAAACTCCCCATGAAGCTTCCCATAGGCGTTCTTACTGCGGAAACAATGAATACTTCTTTCATGTGTATATAAATCTTTTACTTTATTAATGATCAGAAATGCTGATTATTCTACCGGCTTCTTATTTTTAGCCAAAAGCAACAGCAATGCCCCTCCGAATTCCACGATCCATCCCCAACGTAATTTTACAACTCCCGCCAGGGTTTCTGCCCATGATTTAAACGGCATAAAGCTGAAGTACTGGAAGGCCTGCACCTTAACGGCGAAGAGCGTGAAAATAAACAAAATGATAAGCAGGACGGCTGAATACCTTATGATCTTAATGTGATTGTTTATGATTCCCCATAAGGCCAATGCACACAGGATCCAGCATCCCGAAGCAAGGAAATGATCAAGCTTCCAATAGTTCCAGTTCCCGATGACAGGAATATGCACCAGCGGAAGAAAACTGCCGATAACCACCAATAAGACTGCTGCTAACTGAATATTTTTCATATTTCTTATCTTGCCAAAATACAAAAAAAATTATATTCCTCATAAGGGTATTTTAAAAATGAACCTTGTGGTACAATTCACAATAATACATTAATACACTTCCTTATTAATTAAATATTCCGCAATATAACGCCCTGATTATTGAGAATTTAAAACAGAGACTTTATGAATGCTATGGTGCAAATAGACATAATCATGTACGGACCCGCAGCACTGCATTGACATTTTTCATACTTTTGCTTAAAAATTATAGCTGTATGAAAAAAAAGGTGATGCTGATTCAGGATAATGAAGACATCCTCAATATTATGGATGAAATCCTGGAAGATAAGGGGTTTGATGTTACTTCATCCCTTACTACTGAACCTATTGAAAACATTGAGGAGATTGATCCCGATGTGGTTATCGTTGATGATTATATTAAAGGGGATAAAAAAGGCTCTGAAGTAATCAAAGACCTGAAAGAGGATCCTGAAACGGAAGATGTATCCTCTGTATTAACATCTACTTCTACCGAGCTCCCGCAAATTG
This genomic window contains:
- a CDS encoding acetyl-CoA C-acyltransferase — its product is MKEVFIVSAVRTPMGSFMGSLSTVPATRLGIVAVKGALDKISLDPKEVQEIYMGNVLQAGEGQAPARQVAIGAGLSIQTPATTINKVCASGMKAVTMAAQAIKAGDAEVIVAGGMENMSMVPHYYNARTATKLGDVKMQDGMLLDGLTDVYNKVHMGVCAEKCAADYGFSREDQDNFAIESYKRSAKAWSEGKFSDEVVPVEIPQRKGEPVIFAEDEEYKAVNFDRIPTLPTVFKKEEGTVTAANASTLNDGASALILVSKEKMEELGLKPLAKIISYADAAQEPENFTTAPSKALPIALKKAGLEISDIDLFEFNEAFSVVGLANNKILGLDAAKVNVNGGAVALGHPLGSSGSRIIVTLINALKQNNGKYGAAAICNGGGGASAIVIENI
- a CDS encoding response regulator, with translation MKKKVMLIQDNEDILNIMDEILEDKGFDVTSSLTTEPIENIEEIDPDVVIVDDYIKGDKKGSEVIKDLKEDPETEDVSSVLTSTSTELPQIAKECKADDFIEKPFDIDHMVDVVKRNT